The DNA window CGTGGAGCGCTTCCGCGTGCTGGTGAACATGGTCAAGGACCCGAAACAGGCCAAGGAGACCTACGTACGGCTCCTGAGCGCCTGCGACCATTTCCTCTCCGGCGTCTCTCTGGACCTGGTGGGCGCCATCCCCCAGGACCCGGCGGTGAAGAAGGCGGTGATCAACCAGATCCCGGTCTGCGAACACGCTCCCGACGCGGCGGCCAGCCAGGCCATCGGAGCGGCGGCGCGCGCGATCGGCACCTGGAAGACGGCGGCGAAAACGGATGGAAACATTAAGTTCTTCTGGAAAAAGCTCCTCTTCCACGAACCCTCCGTGGCTTGAGTTGGAGCAGGGGCTGAAGCCCTGGGACGCCTTCTCCCCCAAGGAACGGGAGCAGGTGGTCCGCCACTACGGCCCGAAGATCCGTATCCTGGCCTTGCGCCTCAAGGCCAAGCTGCCGCAAAGCGTGGAGTTGAACGAGCTGCTCAGCGCGGGCAGCCTGGGCCTGCTGGACGCCCTGAGCAAGTTCCGTCCCGAGTTCGGCATCAAGTTCGACACCTATTCCGAAAACCGCATCAAGGGCGCCATGCTCGACGAGCTCCGGCGCATGGACTGGTTCTCCCGGGGCCTGCGGCACAAGGTCAAGGTCATCGAGGACGCCATGCGCCAGATCGAGCACGAAACCGGCGTCTCGGCCAACTCCAAGCAGATCGAGGAACGCACCGGGCTCTCCACCCGGGAGGTCCAGCAGGGCCTGGAAGCCCTGCAGAACAACCTCTGCGTGAGCATCGACTCCATGCACGAGTCGCTCATGGGCAACCGGGAGCTGCTCTCCGAGAACGAGCCGTTCCAGTCCGCGGCCTTCCAGGAGCTGGTGGACAAGGTCGCCGGACTCATCGAGGAATTGACGCCGCGCGAGAAGCTGGTAATTTCACTCTATTACAGCGAAGAGTTGAACATGAAGGAGACGGCCGAGGTCATGGACATCACCGAAGGCCGCGTCTCCCAGCTGCACTCCCAGGCCCTGCTCAAACTCCGGGAAAACTTCCGGGCCAAGTTCGAAAACGAGGGCAAATAGAGGAACCGGAGGGAACGCGATGGCGGCCGATCTCAACATGCGGATCCTGGTGGTCGACGACTTCTCGACCATGCGCAAGATCATCAAAAACATCCTGCGCCAGCTGGGCTTCACCAACGTCATCGAGGCCGACGACGGCTCCACCGGCTGGGAGACGCTCAACCGCGAGAACGTGGACTTCATCATCTCGGACTGGAACATGCCCAAGATGAGCGGCATCGAGTTCCTGCGCAAGGTCCGGGCCAGCGAGGAATACGCCAACGTGCCCTTCCTCATGGTCACGGCCGAGGCCCAGCAGGAGAACATCATCGAGGCCGTGCAGGCCAAGGTCTCCAACTACATCGTCAAGCCGTTCACGCCCGAGACGCTGAACCAGAAGATCCAGAAGATCTTCGGAAAATAAGGCCGCCGGGGAAACCGACCCATGCTCTTCATCGTCCCCGACGACACCGACGAAAGCCCCGAGACCACGGGCGAAGAGGGGCAGATCAAGGCCCAGCTCGACGAGGGCGAGAGCGCGGGCCGGGAGACCAAGAAGGTCGAACTGGACCTGGACGACGCGCCCTTCCTTGAAGAGGAGGAAGAGGAAGAGGTCGTCGAGGAGCCGGTTCCGCAACCCCAGTTGGAGGAGGACAAGCCGCCCCGGCAGGCCCCGGCCTGGCTCAAGAACAAGTTCCTCTGGATCGGGCTGGCCGTGGCCGTGGTGCTCATCGCCGTGGTGGTCAAGTTCCTGTTCCTGAGCAAGCCCGAACCGGCGCCGCCACCGCCGGTGGAGGAAACAAAGGCCGAACCCGCGCCACCGCCGCCGGTGGAGGAGGCCAAACCAAAGGACGAAGGCGAAACCATCCTGCGCCTGGACCCCTTCTGGGTGGAACAGAAGGACAAGAACGGCGACATCCGCTTCCTGGTGGTGCGCATCGTCTTCAACACCAAGGACCAGAACCTGGCGAAGAACCTGACGCAGGAAACCATCACGGTGCGCAACGCCGTGTACTACTACTTGAAAAATAAAGATCTGCAGTTTTTGTCCGATGAGAAGAATGCGGAACGTCTCAAGAAGGAACTGCTCACCGTGGTCAACCAATACATGGGGGCCGGGCAGTTCGAGAACCTCCTCTTCGAGGAGTACGTGGTGAAGTGACATGACCTCGTCGCCGCTGGACCTGCCCATCCTCATCTCCCAACTGCCCTACGTGCAGAAGGTGGCGCACGCCGAGCAGGTCAAGCCCGAGGCCCAGCAGAACCTCTTCGCTCCGCTCCTGCAACGAAAGATGCGCGAGGAGAAGGAAACCGTGCAGAACGTGGAGCAGTCCGAGGCCGCCGAGGCCGTGGACCGCGACGGCGGCGGGCAGAACCGGGGACAGCCCCAGGAGCAGTACCGCGAGCGCGCTCCCGCCTCCGAGCAGGAAGCCTTGGCCTCCAACGCCTCCCCCTGGACCGGCAACATCATCAACGTCAAGATCTAGCTCCCCGCGCCCCACTCCCCCTCCCCGGCAGAATTCTTGCAACCCCTCCGGCGAAGCGCCGCTTCCACCGGATTCTTGACGCACGCGGCGCCCGACGCAAACCGAGGTGTGCATGGATGCTTCCGCCCTGCTTCTGGTCCTGGTCTCCCTGGCCGAACTGGCCCTGCTCTCCGTGGTCATCGTCTTCTTCCTGCGGCTGCGGAAGTCCGAAGCCCTGGTGCACGGCCTGCAGGCCCGCCAGGGCGAGCTCCTGCGCAAACTCCAGGTCAACGCCCAGCTGGAGCGCGAGCTGATGGACAGCTTCCAGGGTCGCCAGGAGGAACTGGCCCGCCTGGACCAGCTCCTGGAAGAGCGCACCAGGCAGTTGAGCGCCCTGGTCAAGCAGGCCGAGAACTTCACCCGCTCGCCGCGCTTCCTCCGCCAGGTCATCCTCGCGGGCCACGGCGAGGGCAAGGCCCCGCAAAGCCTGGCCCGGGCCACGGGCATCAGCGTGGACGAGGTGGAACTCATCATCAGCCAGGCCGGGAACTGAACCGGCCACGAGCATGAACGACGTATGGGAAGCCCTGGCCCGGCAGGCGGCCTTCCGCTCCCGCCACAAGGTGGGCCAGAAGGTGCGGGCCCGCTTTCTGCGCGAAGAGGCCCCGGGTCTGGCCTGGGTCTCGGTGGACGGCCAGGAGCTGTTGGCCCGCGTGGCCCAGATGCCCCAGCCAGGGGCCGCCCTGCTCTTCCTGGTCAAGAGCCTGGAGCCGGAAATCCAGCTCCAGGACGTGACCCCGGCGGCCAGCTATGCCACGCCCCTGGCCCTCATGGCCGCCGATTTCCTGACGACCCGCTCCCATTTCGACGGCCTGGTGCGCCAGACCTCCGACCGCCCCCTGGCCGCCACCCCGGCGGCCCATCGTGCTTGGCTCCTGGGCGACCCGGTCCGGGCCGAGGCCTTTCTGCGTTGCGCCGCCTCGGCCGGGACCCTGGCCCGGATCCTGGCCCCGCAAGGTCGCCGCCTCCTCTGGCTCCCCTGGCTTCCGGCCTCGGCCGAGGCCCATGAACTCGTGGTGCGGGAGACGGAGAGCGGACTTCTGGACGCCGAGCTGGGCTTCACGGTCCCGGGCCGAGGCATGGCCCGGCTGCGGCTGCTCTTCAAACCGCCCCGGGCCGCCTGGCGCGCGCTGCTGGAACGGCCTGAAGCCTGGAACCATGTCCTGGAGAAGGCCGCGGATTCCGACGCGGGCGTGAATTTCCTGGGCCTGGAGCAGCTGCCGCCCGGGGGACGGGGCGGCGTCCTGGCCGAGGCCCTGCGCGGACTCTGAGCCTGAAAACGAAGCGACCCGCCATGAGGCGGGTCGCTTCGTTTCCGAAAGGGAGCCGGAATCAGGCCACGGCCTGGGCCGCGCCGCCGATCTTCTCGGGCAGGGATTCGGGGGCCTGGACCGAAGCGGCCACGGGCAGCTCGATCTCCTCGAGGTAGTCGGCCCGGTGGGTGTCCAGGTAGCGCAGGAAGGCGTTGTTCAGGGCGTGCCCGGAGGCGAAGACCTCGAAGCTGCCGTAGAGCGGCGTGCCCATGACGGCCATGTCGCCCACGAAGTCCAGCAGCTTGTGGCGCACGAACTCGTCCTTGTAGCGCAGGCCGTCGGCGTTGAGCACGTTGTACTCGTCCAGGACGATGGCGTTGTCCAGGGAGCCGCCCAGGGCCAGACCGTTGGCGTGCAGGTAATCCACTTCCTTGAGGAAGCCGAAGGTGCGGGCCTTGGCCAGATCGGCGGCGAAGGCGCGCGGGGAGCCTTCCCAGGCGAGGCGCTGGCGGCCGATGAGCGGATGGGGGAACTCGATGGTGTAGTCCACGCGGAAGCCGTTGAAGGGCTCGGCCTTGATGAAGCGGCCCTGGCTCTCGAAGTTGATCGGGGCCTTGAGCGCGAGGACGCGGCGCGGCTTGCCCAGGGAACGGACGCCGGCCTGGTTCAGCAGGTAGACGAAGGAGCCCGCGCTGCCGTCCATGATCGG is part of the Desulfovibrio aminophilus genome and encodes:
- a CDS encoding chemotaxis response regulator CheY, which codes for MAADLNMRILVVDDFSTMRKIIKNILRQLGFTNVIEADDGSTGWETLNRENVDFIISDWNMPKMSGIEFLRKVRASEEYANVPFLMVTAEAQQENIIEAVQAKVSNYIVKPFTPETLNQKIQKIFGK
- a CDS encoding FliA/WhiG family RNA polymerase sigma factor; translation: METLSSSGKSSSSTNPPWLELEQGLKPWDAFSPKEREQVVRHYGPKIRILALRLKAKLPQSVELNELLSAGSLGLLDALSKFRPEFGIKFDTYSENRIKGAMLDELRRMDWFSRGLRHKVKVIEDAMRQIEHETGVSANSKQIEERTGLSTREVQQGLEALQNNLCVSIDSMHESLMGNRELLSENEPFQSAAFQELVDKVAGLIEELTPREKLVISLYYSEELNMKETAEVMDITEGRVSQLHSQALLKLRENFRAKFENEGK
- the fliL gene encoding flagellar basal body-associated protein FliL, whose product is MLFIVPDDTDESPETTGEEGQIKAQLDEGESAGRETKKVELDLDDAPFLEEEEEEEVVEEPVPQPQLEEDKPPRQAPAWLKNKFLWIGLAVAVVLIAVVVKFLFLSKPEPAPPPPVEETKAEPAPPPPVEEAKPKDEGETILRLDPFWVEQKDKNGDIRFLVVRIVFNTKDQNLAKNLTQETITVRNAVYYYLKNKDLQFLSDEKNAERLKKELLTVVNQYMGAGQFENLLFEEYVVK
- the lpxC gene encoding UDP-3-O-acyl-N-acetylglucosamine deacetylase, with the protein product MLQTTIRKTVRCKGIGLHSGKQVELTLRPAPEDTGILFSVRNGSGSAFLAPNPSLVVDTGLATTLGNGQESVATVEHLLAAIRGLGIDNIHIEVQGREVPIMDGSAGSFVYLLNQAGVRSLGKPRRVLALKAPINFESQGRFIKAEPFNGFRVDYTIEFPHPLIGRQRLAWEGSPRAFAADLAKARTFGFLKEVDYLHANGLALGGSLDNAIVLDEYNVLNADGLRYKDEFVRHKLLDFVGDMAVMGTPLYGSFEVFASGHALNNAFLRYLDTHRADYLEEIELPVAASVQAPESLPEKIGGAAQAVA